In Candidatus Vicinibacter proximus, the genomic stretch GCTCCCTTTGTGTTTGTTCATGACTCCGTAGCCATTCTATGTCGGAGGTATCGAAAGAAATTCTCGCTCCGCTTTCCGAATCTATCAAATGAATGAGCCCAACTTTCTTCAATTGGATTTCCAATGGATCCAGAATTTGAATTCCAATCACATCATGTTTTTTGGCAACAATTCTGAGCGTGGTTTCTGGGATGGAAAGCTGGAAATCAGACAATAAAAAACAGATGCATCGTTTATGCAATACCCCATTCAGATATTGAAGAGGAACATCCAGATTACTTGCAGTTTGTTGATCCCGTGGAACAACAATCTCCCTTATGATTCTCAATATATGTTGTCTTCCTTTTTTTGGCGGAATATAGAGATGTACCTGATCACTAAATAAAATCAATCCTACTTTATCCTGATTTTGTGTAGCGGAGAAAGCCAATACTGCAGCAATTTCCGTAATCCATGCAGCCTTGGATTGTTCAGTCGAACCAAAGTAGGTGGATTTACTCACATCAATCATCAGCATGAGTGTAAGTTCTCTTTCCTCTTCGTACACTTTTACAAAGGTCTGTCCTGCTCTGGCAGTGACATTCCAATCTATATGACGCACATCATCTCCGGGAACATATTCCCTCACTTCAGAGAACGACATTCCTTTTCCTTTAAATACACTGTGATAGGCACCGGAAAAAATCTGCCTGCTCAAGCCCTTTGTCTTGATTTCAATCTGTCTTACTTTCTTTAAGAGTTCCTGTACTTCCATAAATTACCAAATTCTCTTCAAGGGTCCTGATCTTCTTAATTTGTCCTGCACCTTGCTGTAAGGCAGAAAAATCTTATACTCCCCCCACACCGGATTGCGTTGTGTGGAAAAGCATATTCCTGTGGGAAGCAAGGTCCAGTTGCTGAATGGATCCAGTAGAATAAAATGATTCAATTTATCATTATTTGCTTCCAAATATTGATTCTTGGTTTCTTCCAGAAAACCGTGCAGAATATTTTCAAACTCTTCGTCCTTATCAAAAATATCGGCAAGCGTAATTGCATCTCCATTTCTCCTATTGAAATTCAAGGAAGAAAATTGTATGCCTTTTTGACCGGGCCATAAAATCTGAAATGTACCACTGATAAAAAAGTCATTGACCCAATCTAACTGAATACCTAAAGAATATACTTTGTGCATTTCCTGTGCAGCAGATGCCTCAGCAAAAACTTTTGTCAGCCAGGTTTGTGTAAACGCGGTCAGCCATTTAGTAAATGCTTTATCCTCCAGTGCAATCTTCTTCATATTAGCCGAAGTTTTGTCCTGTGTCAAATTGCTGCAGGTAAAATTTACTGCATTGACTACATTAAAAACCATATTACCTGGCAATAATGTGCTGTCCGGAATTAATCTGAATTGACCCGGTTTATCAAATTTAATTTGTGCAAAAAATTTAGCAGCCTGATTGCATTGGTGTACACTCAATACCATCCATTCACAATTTACATCCTTGCAGTTTCCCTTAAACCAAAAAAGTGTAGAATCTGTGATGCAGCCAATATATCCTGAGACTCTTGCATCTTCGTAACATTGAAGATGTAAAAAATACTTACTGTCGGCGGTTCTATACTCACGGTAACTCAGACCAGGAGGACATTCAGAATTAATCATTGTGGTGCGTGGGGTTTGTTTCAACTGCAAGTGAAATCCCGAACTCTTATCTTGCTTCAACACGTCTGCCTGCAGTATACTGTCTTTGTAAACCCCGATCAATTGACCCCACTGAACACCGGAGGTATCAGACAAAATACATTTCAATTCTTCAGGGTTGTATTTTCCTTCCAAAATCAATTTTACTCCGGTATTCATGTTCTGTATGAACCCTTTCCATTCGTGCTGATCATTACCCAGCGTCAGAATGATTTTGTGGCCAAGATTGTTATCACCGATATATTGGTTAATCCAAACACCATAATCTTTTACGAGAAAAAGATTTTTAACTTCTTCAATGCGTTGATCCGCCTGTGCATGCATGGAATGGGAAAACATACCCATACCAATGATTAGGCTAATGGAAAAAAATAATCTTTTTAAAGAAGTGCTCATGATTTGCTAAGTAACTTTTGAGGATACTATGGCACTTCCACCTTAGAGAGAATGCGTGAAATTATATTTTCCTGATTGATATTCTCCGCTTCTGCTTCATAACTTAAGCCAATGCGATGTCTGAGTATGTCTTTGACCACATTCTGAATATCATCAGGAATGACAAATCCTCTCCGGTTAAGAAATGCATTTGCTTTGGCAGCTTGGGCGAGAAAAATACTTGCGCGCGGGGATGCACCATAATTGATCAAAGGAATCAGATCGGCCAACTTATAATCTCCCGGATTACGCGTGGCAAAAATTAAATTCAGTATATACTTTTCAATTCGCTCATCCAGATAAATTTTATTTACTGATTGCCTTGCTTTTAAGATATCAGAAACGTGAATCACCGGTTTAATTTCTTTGTGAATCTCTCCATTCAAATTCCTTCGCATGATTTCACGCTCCTCTTCCATGTTTGGATAGCCTACGACCACTTTCATCATAAAACGGTCCACCTGAGCTTCCGGCAATGGATAAGTGCCCTCCTGCTCGATTGGATTTTGAGTTGCCAACACCAAAAATGGCTCTTCCAGTTTGTAGCTCTCCTTTCCTATCGTGACCTGTCTTTCCTGCATGGCTTCCAACAATGCCGACTGAACTTTTGCCGGAGCCCTGTTTATCTCATCGGCAAGGACGAAATTGGCGAATACAGGGCCTCTGCGTACAGAGAAGTTATGATCCGCCGGATTGTATATCAAAGTCCCAATGATGTCCGCAGGAAGCAGATCGGGTGTGAACTGGATACGGCTAAAACTGGCGTCTATTGAACTGGCAAGGGTCTTTATGGCAAGAGTTTTTGCCAATCCCGGGAATCCTTCGAGCAAAATATGTCCGCGGGTCAGCAATCCCAGCATCATGCGGTTCATCATGTGCTTTTGTCCGACAATAACCGAACTGTGCATTTCCAACAAGCCATCCAAGAATCCGCTTTCTATACCAATTTGTTGATTAAGAGCTTCAATATCAATATATTGCGACATAAATATTAAATTTTTTATTAAATTAGTGTCCGATTTACAGACATTTGCGCCAGCAAACCGTTAATCAAGATGTTAAACAACGCAAAATTAGTTGTGTTTCGATATATCTACTTAAGCATTTTACTTAGTCTTAACATCTGGCAGCTACAAGGCCAACAAAAAGCCAATTTCATCAATGGATATGATCTGATTAATCAATTGCATGATGGACAATTACTGGTAAGACTAAAAAGTCACCACAACAAATTAACCGCTTTGCAAGGTGAATTGGATTCTACTTCCAAAAATATAAAATACCAACAAAGGGTTCAAAAAGAAATCCATTATTTAATGGCCGAAAGAGATTCATTCAATAAAAATTTAATCCTGGCCATGCAATCAAATTTTAAATTTTGTCCGGTATTTTATTTTTATGATAAAGATTTTCCGGAACTCAAGAAAAGCAATTTTACCTCCAGCCTTTATCTGGATTCTACCCTGGAAGCGAAACAAAATATTAATCTTGTCGGAGATGTGCAGGTTATTATGGCAGTTGGAGAAACCAAGGAACAGGGTTTAGAGGCCTTCATTTTTATGAATAAATATGGCAACAAATTACCCCCTCCTTTCCCCTCATATCTGCGTTTGAATTCATTGGTACCCGTTCTGAATGGATTGTTTTATGACAATCATTATGCATTGGACGCTGCATACTACAGTAAAAAATTACAAAAGAAATTTTCTAAACTTTATAAAAAAGCGAGCATCAGGGAAATTGAGGAGGAATGATAGTTTAGTATGCTTTAATAAAAATCTTCCTCGACAAAATATTCTACCTCACTTAAAAAAATTCAAGAGCGACACGCTAAACTATACGGATAAGTGAATAAATCTCTGAGTCCAGAAATTTTCCGTTGTAAAAATAGTTTTCACGAAAATAGGCTTCTTTTATAAAACCATTTTTGATCAATAAATTTCGTGAACGATCATTGAATGGATTGATGTTGGCTTCGATAGAGTGAACATGCATCTGATTAAATGCAAAATCCAGAACAGTCTGTAAAGCTTCTGATACCAAACCCTTACCCTGATGTTTGGTTTGCAGCATATAACCTACTTCCGTTCTGTAATTGGGTTTATCTATTCTCCAAAATCCAATCGTTCCAATTAATTTTAAATCTTCTTTTAAAGTGATGCCCCAATTGATACCATTTCCAAGCAACCGGTCTGCTTCGATCTGTCTGATCATTGCCTTTGCTTCGGCTGCACTTTTCATCATTGGTTTGTCAATGTATTTCATCACCTCCGGATCAGATCTCATTTGGAAAAAATATTTTGCGTCTGCGGGTAATATTTTCCTCAATCTTAAGCGGGAAGATTCCAGAACAGGAAAGGGTTCAAAATTTAGATTCAGTGATTTAACTTTCATTGGTTATTAAAGGTATTTAATATTTTTAAATCCAAGCATTACACTTTTTGAATACAAGAAAAAAGACTTAAATATGCGCATGAATTCTGTTGAACATCACAAAGTA encodes the following:
- a CDS encoding GNAT family N-acetyltransferase encodes the protein MKVKSLNLNFEPFPVLESSRLRLRKILPADAKYFFQMRSDPEVMKYIDKPMMKSAAEAKAMIRQIEADRLLGNGINWGITLKEDLKLIGTIGFWRIDKPNYRTEVGYMLQTKHQGKGLVSEALQTVLDFAFNQMHVHSIEANINPFNDRSRNLLIKNGFIKEAYFRENYFYNGKFLDSEIYSLIRIV
- a CDS encoding DUF58 domain-containing protein, translating into MEVQELLKKVRQIEIKTKGLSRQIFSGAYHSVFKGKGMSFSEVREYVPGDDVRHIDWNVTARAGQTFVKVYEEERELTLMLMIDVSKSTYFGSTEQSKAAWITEIAAVLAFSATQNQDKVGLILFSDQVHLYIPPKKGRQHILRIIREIVVPRDQQTASNLDVPLQYLNGVLHKRCICFLLSDFQLSIPETTLRIVAKKHDVIGIQILDPLEIQLKKVGLIHLIDSESGARISFDTSDIEWLRSHEQTQREHQLKTKSSFVRSKADFLAIDIRYSYISTLLQFFKRRSK
- a CDS encoding MoxR family ATPase encodes the protein MSQYIDIEALNQQIGIESGFLDGLLEMHSSVIVGQKHMMNRMMLGLLTRGHILLEGFPGLAKTLAIKTLASSIDASFSRIQFTPDLLPADIIGTLIYNPADHNFSVRRGPVFANFVLADEINRAPAKVQSALLEAMQERQVTIGKESYKLEEPFLVLATQNPIEQEGTYPLPEAQVDRFMMKVVVGYPNMEEEREIMRRNLNGEIHKEIKPVIHVSDILKARQSVNKIYLDERIEKYILNLIFATRNPGDYKLADLIPLINYGASPRASIFLAQAAKANAFLNRRGFVIPDDIQNVVKDILRHRIGLSYEAEAENINQENIISRILSKVEVP